The genomic stretch TCGCTCAGTCTCGACAGGTAGGGCACCAGCGCGGTGCCGCGCGTCCAGTCAACAATTCCATCCGCGCCGTCCAGCACGACGGGGTAAATCTTGCTGATCGCCGTGATGTCCAGCGCCCCCAGGCCGTCCAGCACCTCGGCGTAGCGGGCCGGGGTCAGCACCGGGGACGCCCCCTGCGCGGTGCCGAAGCGCGTGAAGCCGCCCAGTTCCGCCGCGAAGTCCTCGGCGGTCTCGGTCAGCAGGCGGTGGGAGGCGTGGTCATGGTTCGCCGGCACCTGCACGGCGAGCATGCCCCCCGGATTCAGGTGCGGCCACAGGTTCCGCAGCAGCGCCGGATGATCCGGCAGCCATTGCAGCGCGGCGTTCGAGTAGATCACGTCGAAGGAGCCGTTCAATTCCCGGATGTCCGCCTGTTCGAAGGTCAGGTTCGGCGCGTCGTGCTCCTGGGCACGGGCGAGCATCTCGGCGCTGCTGTCCAG from Deinococcus sp. AB2017081 encodes the following:
- a CDS encoding methyltransferase domain-containing protein, which encodes MTWNPEQYHRFREARSAPARDLQAMIPAHDYGRIVDLGCGTGEQALELAQRFPGAAVLGLDSSAEMLARAQEHDAPNLTFEQADIRELNGSFDVIYSNAALQWLPDHPALLRNLWPHLNPGGMLAVQVPANHDHASHRLLTETAEDFAAELGGFTRFGTAQGASPVLTPARYAEVLDGLGALDITAISKIYPVVLDGADGIVDWTRGTALVPYLSRLSEADGQRFLAAYRARLRAEYPGDRVYYAFTRVLFVATRAA